A window from Athalia rosae chromosome 5, iyAthRosa1.1, whole genome shotgun sequence encodes these proteins:
- the LOC105693083 gene encoding uncharacterized protein LOC105693083: MTTMGVTVFCNRVQINGSDQEQLMLLRTLQDNETNILSNQPHIIVPKNSSNGSSSSVLPPYDPSRLKKHGKNGQPPPVAVARRNARERNRVKQVNNGFATLRQHIPGHIAAGYGDRGKKLSKVETLRMAVEYIRGLQRLLAEADGLEYDPNAGMGQNVPSPTSSVISSSHNGSGERLVLDDEPEDEDVKPPPCLRLSPMVESPAREFYPASVGDEENLEPLDASRVLVPPSHQVFSRLSPTSVSSPCEYYAQNEENLEPRVPLSPYSGAGDSEEGGTVYAASPEAFSGALYYKQEMPGAGDVMDVVSWWEQEQGRLNQHAQHLTHA; encoded by the exons ATGACAACGATGGGTGTCACGGTATTTTGCAACCGAGTACAAATAAACGGCAGTGATCAGGAACAGTTGATGTTATTGAGGACTCTGCAGGATAACGAGACGAACATATTGAGTAATCAGCCGCACATAATCGTACCGAAGAATAGCAGCAACGGTTCAAGTTCGTCGGTTTTACCGCCCTACGATCCGTCCAGATTGAAAAAACACGGGAAAAATGGTCAGCCACCCCCGGTCGCCGTGGCGAGGAGGAACGCGAGGGAAAGAAATCGCGTCAAACAGGTTAACAACGGTTTCGCAACCCTCCGACAACACATACCTGGTCACATAGCAGCCGGCTACGGCGACAGGGGTAAAAAATTGTCCAAAGTTGAAACCCTCCGCATGGCGGTCGAGTACAtccgaggacttcaacgactGCTCGCGGAAGCGGACGGACTCGAGTACGACCCGAACGCCGGTATGGGACAAAACGTGCCGTCGCCGACCAGCAGCGTGATATCTTCCAGTCACAACGGATCCGGCGAAAGACTTGTTTTGGACGACGAGCCGGAGGACGAGGACGTCAAACCGCCGCCCTGTCTGAG GTTGTCGCCGATGGTCGAATCGCCGGCGCGAGAATTTTACCCCGCTTCCGTCGGTGACGAGGAGAACCTGGAGCCGTTGGACGCCTCGAGGGTCCTGGTGCCTCCGAGTCACCAGGTCTTCTCCCGCCTCTCGCCGACCTCCGTATCCTCGCCCTGCGAGTATTACGCCCAAAACGAGGAGAACCTCGAGCCGAGGGTGCCGCTCTCGCCCTACAGCGGCGCGGGCGACAGCGAGGAGGGTGGCACCGTTTACGCGGCTAGCCCAGAAGCTTTTTCCGGTGCTCTTTACTACAAACAGGAAATGCCGGGCGCCGGTGACGTTATGGACGTCGTTAGCTGGTGGGAACAGGAACAGGGACGCCTCAATCAACACGCGCAGCATCTCACGCACGCGTGA